The following proteins come from a genomic window of Pyxidicoccus sp. MSG2:
- a CDS encoding response regulator, whose product MEISVPGVGSVLVVEDDADLRAAVADILEDAGFEVHVAENGQDALHVFGELGHRGERPCLVLLDLMMPVMDGLTFMEHARADPGLSQVPIVVFSASVREPPEGARAMLRKPFEIPLLLDTVAGFCAQG is encoded by the coding sequence ATGGAAATCTCCGTCCCCGGCGTCGGCTCGGTCCTCGTGGTGGAGGACGACGCGGACCTGCGCGCCGCCGTCGCCGACATCCTGGAGGACGCGGGCTTCGAGGTGCATGTGGCCGAGAACGGCCAGGACGCCCTGCATGTCTTCGGCGAGCTGGGACACCGGGGGGAGCGCCCCTGCCTCGTGCTGCTCGACTTGATGATGCCCGTCATGGACGGCCTCACCTTCATGGAGCACGCGCGCGCGGACCCCGGGCTGAGCCAGGTCCCCATCGTGGTGTTCTCCGCCTCGGTGCGCGAGCCGCCCGAGGGCGCCCGGGCCATGCTGCGCAAGCCCTTCGAGATTCCCCTCCTGCTGGACACCGTGGCCGGCTTCTGCGCCCAGGGCTGA
- a CDS encoding AAA family ATPase codes for MSVSFEAAASAVRDALTDAGRGLVEREAMVELVALSAVAGEHLLVIGPPGTAKSEAVRRTSRALGGSYFEYLLGRFTEPSELFGPVDLRKLREGLVETETSGMLPEAEVAFLDEVFLGSTAILNTLLGILNERTFRRGHTRMRCPLRVCVGASNALPEDDSLAAFADRFLARIFVEPVPDPRLEELLAGGASLWGEGEARSTSLESLDVLAQAAREADLSAVRPHLAHALRTLRSAGIGLSDRRAVKVQKLIASAAALAGRNVPTTADLWPLVYAVPTKEAQALARDVLRDLLAASENPALAAAALEASAGPRARAQRIATAGQLLLSERPAHGDAEALAAWRLKLEGVAREMDAGFAPEAMPEDLKALRAQVSAALVPEAPMDAPGVAA; via the coding sequence ATGTCTGTTTCCTTCGAAGCCGCCGCCTCCGCCGTTCGCGATGCCCTCACCGACGCGGGGCGCGGACTCGTCGAGCGCGAGGCCATGGTGGAGCTCGTCGCCCTGTCCGCCGTGGCCGGCGAGCACCTGCTCGTCATCGGCCCGCCCGGTACCGCGAAGAGCGAGGCCGTGCGCCGCACCTCGCGCGCCCTCGGTGGCTCCTACTTCGAGTACCTCCTGGGCCGCTTCACCGAGCCCTCCGAGCTGTTCGGCCCCGTGGACCTGCGCAAGCTGCGCGAGGGGCTCGTGGAGACGGAGACCTCCGGCATGCTTCCCGAGGCCGAAGTGGCCTTCCTCGACGAGGTGTTTCTCGGCTCCACCGCCATCCTCAACACGCTGCTCGGCATCCTCAACGAGCGCACCTTCCGCCGCGGCCACACGCGCATGCGCTGCCCGCTGCGCGTCTGCGTGGGCGCGTCGAACGCGCTGCCCGAGGACGACTCGCTCGCCGCCTTCGCCGACCGCTTCCTCGCGCGCATCTTCGTCGAGCCCGTGCCCGACCCCCGGCTGGAGGAGTTGCTCGCGGGCGGTGCCTCGCTGTGGGGCGAGGGCGAGGCCCGCTCCACCTCGCTGGAGTCCCTGGACGTGCTCGCCCAGGCGGCGCGCGAGGCGGACCTCTCGGCCGTCCGCCCGCACCTGGCGCATGCGCTGCGCACGCTGCGCTCCGCTGGCATCGGCCTGTCCGACCGCCGCGCGGTGAAGGTGCAGAAGCTCATCGCCTCCGCCGCCGCCCTCGCCGGACGGAACGTGCCGACGACCGCGGACCTGTGGCCGCTCGTCTACGCCGTGCCCACGAAGGAGGCGCAGGCGCTCGCTCGCGACGTGCTGCGGGACTTGCTCGCGGCATCGGAGAACCCGGCCCTGGCCGCCGCCGCGCTGGAGGCCAGCGCGGGCCCGCGTGCTCGCGCGCAGCGCATCGCCACGGCGGGACAGTTGCTGCTCTCGGAGCGGCCCGCCCACGGTGATGCGGAGGCGCTCGCCGCGTGGCGGCTGAAGCTGGAGGGTGTGGCTCGGGAGATGGACGCGGGCTTCGCGCCCGAGGCCATGCCCGAGGACCTCAAGGCCCTGCGGGCCCAGGTGTCCGCGGCGCTGGTGCCCGAGGCACCGATGGACGCGCCGGGCGTGGCGGCCTGA
- a CDS encoding helix-turn-helix transcriptional regulator: protein MTDRARKSRQQLERRLAASVGEEARIARLRAGLTQADVAERIGIAAEVYGRMERGKMMPSVPTLFRLCLALRLSADVGMGLVTAASVGAALWEDESRDKDHLPEMRRLLRTLRRMSRGQLKLMNQVAAAILPQR, encoded by the coding sequence GTGACGGACCGCGCGAGGAAGTCGCGTCAGCAACTGGAGCGGCGCCTGGCGGCGAGTGTTGGCGAGGAGGCCCGGATTGCGCGGCTGCGCGCGGGGCTGACGCAGGCGGACGTCGCGGAGCGCATCGGCATCGCGGCGGAGGTGTATGGGCGCATGGAGCGCGGGAAGATGATGCCCAGCGTGCCCACCCTGTTCCGGCTGTGCCTGGCCCTGCGGCTGTCCGCGGATGTGGGGATGGGGCTCGTCACGGCGGCGTCGGTCGGCGCCGCGCTGTGGGAGGACGAGTCCCGGGACAAGGACCACCTGCCGGAGATGCGCCGGCTGCTGCGGACGCTGCGGCGCATGTCGCGCGGCCAGCTCAAGCTGATGAACCAGGTCGCCGCCGCCATCCTGCCCCAGCGCTGA
- a CDS encoding serine hydrolase, translating into MRSGIGSRWLSLLVTLLGTLAGAARAASAASEPPSRRTVLSEGMKAAAIPEPPWRTVLREGMDAATRDFDGELALYVRDVSTGEEYALNASTPMYLSSAIKVAVMLEVLRQVDAGELALDTSIVFEPGDVRDGMHPMAKVLPGTPLTVATLLEYMMVHSDNAAADLLIAQVGIGHVNAGLERRSVRFGPLISLLEDRHHVYGKLDPRGAALTPEQVHELGRRNTLGTRARALSEVLGHTPAWTGSELESAFDAYYAEGTNSAPMRELGRLLEQVARCEGLSPATCEQAKSLMRSCDTGRARIRAGLPATAIWAHKTGTQHRRACDVGILEFQPGHPIIVAACTRGFRRVTEAEHLLARIGRTLTKAFQRTPVTTDRYSAPP; encoded by the coding sequence TTGCGCAGCGGCATCGGAAGCAGGTGGCTGTCACTCCTCGTGACGCTGCTCGGAACGCTGGCCGGTGCCGCCCGTGCCGCGTCCGCCGCTTCCGAGCCACCGTCGAGGCGAACCGTCCTGAGCGAAGGCATGAAGGCGGCCGCCATCCCCGAGCCGCCATGGCGCACCGTCCTGCGCGAAGGCATGGACGCGGCCACGCGCGACTTCGACGGGGAACTGGCGCTCTACGTCCGCGACGTGAGCACGGGTGAGGAGTACGCCCTCAACGCGAGCACGCCCATGTACCTCTCCTCGGCCATCAAGGTGGCCGTGATGCTGGAGGTTCTGCGCCAGGTGGACGCGGGGGAGCTCGCACTCGACACTTCCATCGTCTTCGAGCCCGGTGACGTCCGCGACGGAATGCACCCGATGGCGAAGGTGCTCCCGGGCACGCCGCTCACCGTGGCGACGCTGCTCGAATACATGATGGTGCACAGCGACAATGCCGCGGCGGACCTGCTCATCGCACAGGTCGGCATCGGCCACGTGAATGCGGGACTGGAGCGCAGGAGCGTGCGCTTCGGTCCGCTCATCTCGCTGCTGGAGGACCGACACCACGTCTACGGAAAGCTGGACCCGAGGGGCGCGGCGCTGACGCCCGAGCAGGTGCACGAGCTGGGCCGGAGGAACACGCTCGGGACGCGAGCAAGGGCCCTCTCCGAAGTCCTGGGCCACACGCCCGCCTGGACTGGCAGTGAGCTGGAGTCCGCCTTCGACGCGTACTACGCGGAGGGCACCAACTCCGCTCCGATGCGCGAGCTGGGCCGGCTGCTGGAGCAGGTTGCTCGCTGCGAGGGCTTGAGCCCAGCGACGTGCGAGCAAGCGAAGTCCCTGATGCGAAGCTGCGACACGGGTCGGGCCCGAATCCGGGCCGGCCTCCCCGCCACCGCCATCTGGGCCCACAAGACGGGCACGCAGCACCGACGTGCCTGTGACGTGGGCATCCTCGAATTCCAGCCGGGCCACCCCATCATCGTGGCCGCGTGTACCCGGGGTTTCCGTCGCGTCACCGAAGCAGAGCACCTGCTGGCGAGAATCGGGAGGACGCTCACGAAAGCATTCCAGCGCACACCTGTGACAACCGACAGGTACAGTGCGCCGCCATGA
- a CDS encoding bpX6 domain-containing protein codes for MSTTSTPLRPRRHLHRGTVRASALWFDPALLGEGEARRRVLAAWTPGAAVFAVAGGYLLRLSRPCVVASDSAPGLPLTLEQGVLSSAPLSAAERAHPELRDGTVVLVRAGHARVHMLTGARAVDLSEWLDVSAWVSLPVRGLGAPPPPVPALEPLSPPTRAFFGPAVPTLAPEAQVMLARMQGKPPPEGLVVAEPPGLLARLRAAFRSGTASGDAAQAGSASTASRPGLLSRLAAWFQRGEASQSLPSGARPAASAMRRGPAASKPRRPSLLSRLLAFFASSDEQGKGATASAGGNAGAAPTGPPPPAPGPSMLSRLSEWMLRNTPLGELLGRRKAEYVRRLFDLFEEGNLQEALRYAIPLGHNELSENARIALGVPGPRESLSIQPSRGGAASVFAGGEALFSALKERYREAFRRFEREGRIDEAAFILAELLGAHEEAVSFLERHGRLKLAAELAEGRNLSPGLVVRQWFLARDVARATAIARRSGAFADAVLRLERTHPEEARVLRLLWGETLAESGDWARAVQAVWPITDARELARGWVERGVACGGAGGARLLALWATAFSDGLAAARARVRELLDDDAPERAPERFAFALTLAGESPSAGRTALVVPTVRALLRDRAAGRARFTSDFLSRLLRDAPDGTLRADLPPLTERSRTAWSSDVSRPPVHATARETDDGAFPVHDAVALPDGRLLLALGEAGARLVRADGQTVAHFDVPAFALVPSVHGDRALALAPRGEVQRLSRLDLVARRATPWCDAEVHAWAPTYDGSVWFVFSCSTVMMVDALARDLRALWRVPGFPSCSVVAMAVDAGRLSFVIKAQERWTYDLPQGPTLRARTPLTPDNRSFGNIAPFCSLTADGEAAVVADILVNDPRFPDSPDAPTPMRSEPRTFWLKPEGTRSALPPEPHRAGRKQLYLSENWRVDVLRCTGHWQLHLTDARGAARALLVFEGDARPRVRLTATALLAFDARGRLLWLDLEEGIARHVAVR; via the coding sequence ATGAGCACGACTTCCACGCCGCTGCGTCCTCGAAGACACCTGCACCGGGGCACCGTGCGGGCCTCCGCGCTCTGGTTCGACCCCGCGCTGCTCGGTGAGGGCGAGGCGCGGCGGCGCGTGCTCGCCGCGTGGACTCCGGGCGCCGCCGTGTTCGCCGTGGCCGGGGGCTACCTGCTGCGCCTGTCCCGGCCGTGTGTCGTCGCCAGTGATTCCGCGCCGGGGCTGCCGCTCACGCTGGAGCAGGGCGTCCTCTCCTCCGCGCCGCTGTCGGCCGCCGAGCGCGCGCACCCGGAATTGCGCGACGGCACGGTGGTGCTGGTGCGCGCGGGGCATGCCCGCGTCCACATGCTGACGGGAGCGCGCGCAGTGGACCTGTCGGAGTGGCTCGACGTGTCCGCGTGGGTGTCGCTGCCCGTGCGCGGACTCGGTGCGCCGCCACCGCCGGTGCCCGCGCTGGAGCCCCTGTCGCCACCGACGCGCGCGTTCTTCGGTCCCGCCGTGCCCACGCTCGCGCCCGAGGCGCAGGTGATGCTCGCGCGCATGCAGGGGAAGCCTCCGCCAGAGGGACTCGTGGTGGCGGAGCCTCCGGGCCTGCTGGCGCGGCTGCGCGCGGCGTTCAGGTCCGGGACGGCTTCGGGCGATGCGGCGCAGGCGGGCTCCGCCTCCACCGCGTCCCGTCCCGGTCTGCTCTCCCGGCTCGCCGCGTGGTTCCAGCGGGGCGAGGCTTCGCAGTCCCTGCCCTCGGGTGCTCGTCCCGCCGCGAGCGCCATGCGGCGCGGCCCCGCTGCGTCGAAGCCGCGCCGGCCCTCGTTGCTGAGCCGGCTCCTGGCGTTCTTCGCCTCCTCCGACGAGCAGGGGAAGGGCGCCACCGCCAGCGCCGGTGGCAATGCCGGCGCGGCACCCACCGGCCCCCCGCCGCCAGCGCCGGGGCCGAGCATGCTGTCCCGCCTGTCCGAGTGGATGCTGCGCAACACGCCGCTCGGTGAGCTGCTGGGGCGGCGCAAGGCGGAGTACGTGCGCCGCCTCTTCGACCTCTTCGAGGAGGGCAACCTCCAGGAGGCCCTGCGCTATGCCATTCCCCTGGGTCACAACGAGCTGAGTGAGAATGCGCGCATCGCGCTCGGCGTGCCCGGCCCGCGCGAGTCGCTCTCCATCCAGCCCTCCCGGGGTGGCGCCGCCTCTGTCTTCGCAGGGGGCGAGGCGCTGTTCTCCGCCCTCAAGGAGCGCTACCGCGAGGCCTTCCGCCGCTTCGAGCGCGAGGGCCGCATCGACGAGGCGGCCTTCATCCTGGCCGAGCTGCTGGGCGCGCACGAGGAGGCCGTCTCCTTCCTGGAGCGACACGGCCGCCTCAAGCTGGCCGCCGAGCTGGCCGAGGGCCGCAACCTGTCCCCGGGCCTGGTGGTGCGCCAGTGGTTCCTCGCGAGGGACGTGGCGCGCGCGACGGCCATCGCCCGGCGCAGCGGCGCCTTCGCGGACGCGGTGCTGCGGCTGGAGCGCACGCACCCGGAGGAGGCCCGCGTGCTGCGCCTGCTGTGGGGCGAGACGCTCGCCGAGTCCGGCGACTGGGCCCGCGCGGTGCAAGCGGTGTGGCCCATCACCGACGCCCGCGAGCTGGCGCGCGGCTGGGTGGAGCGCGGCGTGGCGTGCGGCGGCGCGGGCGGCGCGCGGCTGCTCGCGCTGTGGGCCACCGCCTTCTCCGACGGGCTTGCGGCGGCTCGGGCCCGGGTGCGCGAGTTGCTCGACGACGATGCCCCGGAGCGCGCCCCCGAGCGCTTCGCCTTCGCCCTCACGCTGGCCGGCGAGTCGCCCTCCGCGGGCCGCACCGCGCTGGTGGTGCCCACGGTGCGCGCGCTGCTGCGGGACAGGGCGGCGGGCCGGGCCCGCTTCACCTCCGACTTCCTCAGCCGCCTGCTGCGCGACGCCCCCGACGGCACGCTGCGCGCCGACCTGCCCCCACTGACGGAGCGCTCCCGCACCGCGTGGAGCAGCGACGTGTCCCGCCCCCCCGTCCACGCCACCGCGCGCGAGACGGACGACGGCGCCTTTCCCGTCCACGACGCGGTGGCGCTGCCGGACGGCCGGCTGCTGCTCGCGCTGGGCGAGGCGGGCGCGCGGCTGGTGCGCGCGGACGGACAGACGGTGGCGCACTTCGACGTGCCGGCCTTCGCGCTGGTGCCTTCCGTCCACGGAGACCGGGCCCTGGCGCTCGCGCCGCGCGGCGAGGTGCAGCGCCTGTCTCGCCTGGACCTGGTGGCGCGCCGGGCCACCCCGTGGTGCGACGCGGAGGTGCATGCCTGGGCCCCCACCTACGACGGCAGCGTCTGGTTCGTTTTCTCCTGCAGCACGGTGATGATGGTGGACGCGCTCGCCAGGGACTTGCGCGCGCTCTGGCGGGTGCCGGGCTTTCCAAGCTGCTCCGTGGTCGCGATGGCCGTGGATGCCGGGCGGCTCAGCTTCGTCATCAAGGCGCAAGAGCGGTGGACCTACGACTTGCCGCAGGGACCCACGCTGCGCGCCCGCACCCCGCTGACGCCCGACAACCGCTCCTTCGGGAACATCGCCCCGTTCTGCTCGCTGACCGCGGATGGCGAGGCGGCCGTGGTCGCCGACATCCTGGTCAACGACCCACGCTTCCCAGATTCGCCCGACGCGCCCACCCCCATGCGGTCCGAGCCGCGCACCTTCTGGCTGAAGCCCGAGGGGACCCGCTCGGCGTTGCCACCGGAGCCCCACCGCGCCGGACGCAAGCAGCTCTACCTCTCCGAGAACTGGCGGGTGGACGTGCTGCGCTGCACGGGCCACTGGCAGCTCCACCTGACGGACGCGCGCGGCGCCGCGCGCGCCCTGCTCGTGTTCGAGGGAGATGCGCGTCCCCGGGTCCGCCTCACCGCCACCGCGCTGCTGGCCTTCGACGCGCGCGGCCGGCTGCTGTGGCTGGATTTGGAGGAGGGCATCGCCCGGCACGTGGCCGTGCGGTGA
- a CDS encoding serine/threonine-protein kinase, translating into MSSLPSEVPPPPLVLLRSGRTTYEFVRTLGRAHHGELVLARRLYDWGFGGYAVVKRPLHAVAEAPRRLLEEGRLSAQLHHPNLVTMHHLKGPDDAPVLVFEHTPGHRLDALLESSTRAQLPFSEGFALYITAEVADALHHAHGLADEHGRALEVVHRDVGPHNILVTEHGAVKLLDFGAAWSRLPGRLASGGPDLPGSLAYAAPEHVAQIGLDARADLFSLGIVLLQLLTGRHLFEGADRFDTEARRRRERVRVQDSPSHELALDVAMHEAVSLAAATELKGRILAYSQADLDDATRAVPASLLPIVQKALAPDRAERFTTVAELARALREHLRRAGQPFGRAEALAELAGLRYAALRVQGGESPEEATEDRLLPEDEAAS; encoded by the coding sequence ATGTCGTCCCTGCCGTCCGAAGTCCCCCCGCCGCCACTGGTGCTGCTGCGCTCCGGCCGCACGACCTACGAGTTCGTTCGCACCCTGGGCCGCGCCCACCACGGAGAGCTGGTGCTCGCCCGGCGCCTGTATGACTGGGGCTTCGGTGGCTATGCCGTCGTCAAGCGACCGCTGCACGCGGTGGCCGAGGCCCCGCGCCGGTTGCTCGAGGAGGGGCGCCTCAGCGCGCAGCTCCACCATCCCAACCTCGTCACCATGCACCACCTCAAGGGCCCCGACGACGCGCCGGTGCTCGTCTTCGAGCACACGCCCGGCCACCGCCTGGACGCGCTGCTGGAGTCCTCCACCCGCGCCCAGCTCCCCTTCTCGGAGGGCTTCGCCCTCTACATCACCGCGGAAGTCGCGGACGCGCTCCACCACGCCCACGGCCTCGCGGACGAGCACGGCCGCGCGCTCGAGGTGGTGCACCGCGACGTGGGCCCCCACAACATCCTCGTCACCGAGCACGGCGCGGTGAAGCTGCTGGACTTCGGCGCCGCCTGGTCCCGGCTGCCGGGGCGTCTGGCCAGCGGCGGGCCGGACCTGCCGGGCAGCCTCGCCTACGCGGCGCCCGAGCACGTGGCCCAGATTGGCCTGGACGCGCGCGCGGACCTGTTCTCCCTGGGCATCGTCCTGCTCCAGTTGCTCACCGGCCGCCACCTCTTCGAGGGCGCGGACCGCTTCGACACGGAGGCCCGCCGCCGCCGCGAGCGCGTGCGCGTCCAGGACTCCCCCTCCCACGAGCTGGCGCTGGACGTCGCCATGCACGAGGCCGTCAGCCTCGCCGCCGCGACCGAGCTGAAGGGCCGCATCCTCGCCTACTCCCAGGCGGACCTGGACGACGCCACACGCGCGGTGCCCGCCTCCCTCCTGCCCATCGTCCAGAAGGCGCTCGCCCCGGACCGGGCGGAGCGCTTCACCACCGTCGCGGAGCTGGCCCGCGCCCTGCGCGAGCACCTGCGCCGTGCCGGCCAGCCCTTCGGCCGCGCGGAGGCCCTCGCCGAGCTGGCCGGCCTGCGCTACGCCGCGCTGCGCGTGCAGGGCGGCGAGTCCCCCGAGGAGGCCACGGAAGACCGGCTCCTCCCGGAAGACGAAGCCGCCTCCTGA
- a CDS encoding response regulator, with product MLLVEDDSTWQERLGDAARAEGLHVSHASDGMEALEWLRTHPRAGHPDLILLDLVLPRMDGWELYGQLRTNERLRHLNVLMFSGALSGEEPPLGGVVGYLRKPADPEAMLGELRARLRHLPETPLREPSGPYALRLQEHVALSLDQLPQAQSHGVRLHLLRAAELVGTELPMTSTWLMALPGVPPALLVTVGGVRVVLEVDDEQRVLTASSIDIPPDLLRVS from the coding sequence CTGCTCCTCGTCGAGGATGACTCCACCTGGCAGGAACGCCTGGGAGACGCCGCGCGTGCGGAAGGCCTTCACGTCTCCCACGCCTCGGATGGGATGGAAGCCCTGGAGTGGCTGCGCACCCATCCGCGCGCCGGACACCCGGACCTCATCCTGCTGGACCTGGTGCTGCCGCGGATGGACGGCTGGGAGCTGTATGGCCAGCTGCGGACGAACGAGCGGCTGCGGCACCTGAACGTGCTGATGTTCTCCGGGGCGCTGAGCGGCGAAGAGCCGCCGCTCGGGGGCGTGGTGGGCTACCTGCGCAAGCCCGCCGACCCGGAGGCGATGCTGGGCGAGCTGCGCGCGCGGCTGCGGCACCTGCCCGAGACTCCGCTCCGCGAGCCCTCCGGGCCGTACGCGCTGCGGCTCCAGGAGCACGTGGCCCTCTCGTTGGACCAGCTGCCCCAGGCACAGAGCCACGGGGTGCGGCTGCACCTGCTGCGCGCGGCGGAGCTGGTGGGCACGGAGCTGCCCATGACGTCCACGTGGCTGATGGCGCTGCCGGGCGTGCCGCCCGCGCTGCTGGTGACGGTGGGGGGCGTACGGGTGGTGCTGGAGGTGGACGACGAGCAGCGCGTGCTCACCGCCTCCTCCATCGATATTCCGCCGGACCTCCTCCGCGTGTCCTGA
- a CDS encoding PAS domain S-box protein encodes MPTALADFLLLQRDAIMEAWEAEVRAMPGARALSRPALRDGLPRLLEVVATLMRERPQGGEASGLDSIPDLHALERLGEGFDLRQVVTEYRLLRGCVLRMWMRRAEVAPTSEAERVFHEAMDEAVAASISRSSQAQAQARERQARAEAEASLARLRESEAGLRRWEEVFTRLGVGVVVVSAEDNILRDVNPAFARMHGYSPEELKGRPLEDTLAPEARGALPRHVAAAHSKLSHEYESLHVRKDGSRFPAYSHVTAFRDGTGRVVQRVATVLDITQRRAVEVDRQRLLAAIEAERARLASVLEQMPAGVFIAEAPGGRLVMTNRQVEALTGQPFHPPSPAEDITRGYPEVLHPDGRPYAPEERPLMRSVLQGEVVRGEELLLPREDGQRLTVLVSSAPIRDRDGAIVAAVATMVDVTERRRAQEAALQAALFGERLIAIVSHDLRNPLNAIQLSATQLLHSEALAERERRLVTRLARSADRMRRMISELLDFTRGRLGGGIPIQRAVGDVRAVVRQGVEELEAAFPERSLRIQVGPGRYEGQWDADRLLQVVSNLGGNALQYGPPELPVTFLLADAGDAVVLEVHNGGEPIAPEMLPRLFDPFRRGTSAGHAGGTGAGLGLGLYIVEQVVKGHGGRIEVQSEAEAGTTFRVTLPRAQPG; translated from the coding sequence GTGCCCACCGCCCTGGCCGACTTCCTCCTCCTGCAGCGGGACGCCATCATGGAGGCGTGGGAGGCGGAGGTGCGCGCCATGCCCGGGGCGCGGGCCCTGTCGCGGCCCGCGCTGCGCGACGGCCTGCCCCGGTTGCTGGAGGTCGTCGCCACGCTGATGCGCGAGCGGCCCCAGGGCGGGGAGGCCTCGGGGCTGGACTCCATTCCGGACCTGCACGCGCTGGAGCGGCTGGGAGAGGGCTTCGACCTGAGGCAGGTGGTGACGGAGTACCGCCTGCTGCGCGGCTGCGTGCTGAGGATGTGGATGCGCCGGGCCGAGGTCGCCCCCACCTCCGAGGCGGAGCGCGTCTTCCACGAGGCCATGGACGAGGCCGTGGCTGCCTCCATCAGCCGCTCGTCCCAGGCGCAGGCCCAGGCCCGCGAGCGCCAGGCGCGCGCCGAGGCGGAGGCGTCGCTGGCCCGCCTGCGCGAGAGCGAGGCCGGCCTGCGGCGCTGGGAGGAGGTCTTCACCCGGCTGGGCGTGGGCGTGGTGGTGGTGAGCGCGGAGGACAACATCCTGCGCGACGTGAATCCCGCCTTCGCGCGCATGCACGGGTACTCGCCGGAGGAGCTGAAGGGACGGCCGTTGGAGGACACCCTCGCGCCCGAGGCGCGCGGCGCGCTGCCCCGGCACGTGGCCGCCGCGCACTCCAAGCTCTCCCATGAGTATGAGTCGCTCCACGTCCGGAAGGACGGCAGCCGCTTCCCCGCCTACTCCCACGTGACGGCCTTCCGCGATGGGACGGGCCGCGTGGTGCAGCGCGTGGCCACCGTGCTGGACATCACCCAGCGGCGCGCGGTGGAGGTGGACCGACAGCGGCTGCTGGCGGCGATTGAAGCGGAGCGGGCGCGGCTGGCGTCGGTGCTGGAGCAGATGCCCGCCGGCGTCTTCATCGCCGAGGCGCCTGGCGGGCGGCTGGTGATGACCAACCGGCAGGTGGAGGCGCTCACCGGCCAGCCCTTCCACCCGCCCTCCCCGGCGGAGGACATCACCCGCGGCTACCCCGAGGTGCTGCACCCCGACGGGCGGCCGTACGCTCCCGAGGAGCGGCCGCTGATGCGCAGCGTGCTCCAGGGCGAGGTGGTGCGTGGCGAGGAGCTGCTCCTCCCGCGCGAGGACGGCCAGCGGTTGACGGTGCTCGTCTCCAGCGCGCCCATCCGGGACAGGGACGGCGCCATCGTCGCCGCCGTGGCCACCATGGTGGACGTCACCGAGCGGCGCCGCGCGCAGGAGGCGGCCCTGCAGGCCGCCCTCTTCGGCGAGCGGCTCATCGCCATCGTCAGCCATGACCTACGCAACCCCCTCAACGCCATCCAGCTCTCCGCCACGCAGCTCCTGCACAGCGAGGCGCTGGCCGAGCGCGAGCGGCGGCTCGTCACCCGGCTGGCCCGCTCCGCGGACCGGATGCGGCGCATGATTTCGGAGCTGCTGGACTTCACCCGGGGGCGGCTGGGCGGCGGCATCCCGATTCAGCGCGCGGTCGGCGACGTGCGCGCGGTGGTGCGCCAGGGCGTGGAGGAGCTGGAGGCGGCGTTTCCGGAGCGGAGCCTGCGCATCCAGGTGGGGCCGGGCCGCTACGAGGGCCAGTGGGACGCGGACCGGCTCCTGCAGGTGGTGAGCAACCTGGGCGGCAACGCGCTCCAGTACGGCCCGCCCGAGCTCCCCGTCACCTTCCTCCTGGCGGACGCGGGCGACGCGGTGGTGCTGGAGGTCCACAACGGGGGCGAGCCCATTGCCCCGGAGATGCTGCCGCGCCTGTTCGACCCGTTCCGGCGCGGCACCTCCGCCGGCCACGCGGGTGGGACGGGCGCCGGCCTGGGGCTGGGGCTCTACATCGTCGAGCAGGTGGTGAAGGGCCACGGCGGGCGCATCGAGGTGCAGTCCGAAGCCGAGGCGGGCACCACCTTCCGGGTGACGTTGCCGCGCGCGCAGCCGGGCTGA
- a CDS encoding response regulator, which translates to MSTPSLVLLVEDHADSRELLEEFLTLEGFQVETAGNGLCAWERLRRPPMPDAVLLDLMMPVMSGWELMRHVREDSRLRTLPVVVVSGAGSSQPLPEGVRATVPKPVDLGELRDTLTRVVGLN; encoded by the coding sequence ATGTCCACGCCAAGTCTCGTCCTCCTGGTGGAAGACCACGCCGACAGCCGCGAGCTGCTAGAGGAATTCCTCACCCTGGAGGGCTTCCAGGTGGAGACGGCGGGCAATGGCCTCTGCGCGTGGGAGCGCCTGCGCCGCCCGCCGATGCCGGACGCGGTGCTGCTCGACTTGATGATGCCGGTGATGAGCGGCTGGGAGCTGATGCGCCACGTGCGCGAGGACTCGCGGCTGCGCACCCTGCCGGTGGTGGTGGTGTCCGGCGCGGGCAGCTCGCAACCCCTGCCCGAGGGCGTGCGCGCCACCGTGCCCAAGCCGGTGGACCTGGGCGAATTGCGCGACACGCTGACGCGCGTGGTGGGCCTGAACTGA